A region of Reichenbachiella carrageenanivorans DNA encodes the following proteins:
- a CDS encoding tetratricopeptide repeat protein, whose amino-acid sequence MNTSKLFVLTLALLMSVASFAQKGSVNKADAYLTKSDYANAKAEIDVAITIEKNASKSKTWFVRGKIFQAISTSTDEAVSSLDTEALDKAVAAYSKVMEMESENNPNYLLSSTNLDAMWGNYINAGGTTYGEGNYESALTSFEQALKVKPTDSVTLLYSGVAAQQAGFTDKTLDYYYQMVDAGIASEDVYSTLIYLERSEKKNDEKALELVMKARELFPTVSKFGQEEISLLLAMDKVDEAKAKLESAIAEDPTNINLHLNLGVLYDNLGSAKLKDGEKEAAREAYNQAKASYLNALEVDPDNYIANFNTGVIYVNLAKEYYDEVRDMSLKNYDKYGPAKLAKADKILKEGLPYMEKATEVEPNDIGGLSALQQMYTQLKMLDKAEAILDRVDALEAAGQE is encoded by the coding sequence ATGAATACAAGTAAATTGTTTGTGCTTACGCTTGCTTTACTTATGAGCGTGGCATCTTTCGCGCAGAAAGGGTCTGTGAATAAAGCAGATGCGTATCTGACCAAAAGTGATTATGCTAACGCTAAAGCAGAAATAGATGTAGCTATCACAATCGAAAAAAATGCAAGCAAGTCCAAGACTTGGTTTGTAAGAGGTAAAATTTTTCAAGCCATTTCTACTAGTACAGACGAAGCTGTTTCTAGCTTAGATACAGAGGCACTAGACAAAGCTGTAGCTGCATATAGCAAAGTAATGGAAATGGAAAGTGAAAACAATCCAAACTACTTACTCTCTAGTACAAACCTTGATGCGATGTGGGGCAACTACATCAATGCAGGCGGTACGACTTATGGAGAAGGTAATTATGAATCAGCATTAACAAGCTTTGAGCAAGCACTCAAAGTAAAGCCTACAGATTCTGTAACACTTTTGTATTCTGGTGTAGCTGCTCAGCAAGCTGGATTCACTGACAAGACTTTGGATTACTATTACCAAATGGTAGATGCAGGCATTGCAAGTGAAGACGTGTATTCTACTTTGATCTATTTAGAAAGATCTGAAAAGAAGAATGACGAAAAGGCTTTGGAGTTGGTGATGAAAGCAAGAGAACTTTTTCCTACTGTTAGCAAATTTGGACAGGAAGAAATCAGCTTGCTATTGGCCATGGACAAAGTAGACGAGGCTAAAGCCAAATTAGAATCTGCTATTGCAGAAGATCCTACAAACATCAATCTTCACTTGAACCTTGGTGTATTGTACGACAACTTAGGTAGTGCGAAGTTGAAAGATGGCGAAAAAGAAGCCGCAAGAGAAGCTTACAACCAAGCAAAAGCCTCTTACCTCAATGCCCTAGAGGTAGATCCAGACAACTATATTGCAAATTTCAACACAGGTGTGATCTACGTCAACTTGGCGAAAGAATACTATGATGAAGTACGTGATATGAGTTTGAAAAACTACGACAAATACGGCCCGGCTAAATTGGCTAAAGCAGACAAAATTCTAAAAGAAGGTCTGCCATACATGGAAAAAGCGACTGAAGTCGAACCAAATGATATAGGTGGATTGTCAGCTTTGCAGCAAATGTATACGCAATTGAAGATGTTGGACAAAGCAGAAGCTATTCTAGATAGAGTAGATGCCTTGGAAGCAGCTGGTCAAGAATAA